One part of the Drosophila teissieri strain GT53w chromosome 3R, Prin_Dtei_1.1, whole genome shotgun sequence genome encodes these proteins:
- the LOC122622027 gene encoding LOW QUALITY PROTEIN: uncharacterized protein LOC122622027 (The sequence of the model RefSeq protein was modified relative to this genomic sequence to represent the inferred CDS: deleted 2 bases in 1 codon) has protein sequence MWENRRHLSVHAHLEQPLIPIKVLKHNAHIAHTIVANLEILSSPEADCPC, from the exons ATGTGGGAAAATCGTCGTCACTTGTCAGTACACGCCCACCTCGAACAACCCCTGATTCCCATCAAAGTGTTAAAACACAAT GCACACATTGCACACACAATTGTTGCCAATCTGGAGATCCTCTCATCTCCAGAAGCGGATTGCCCATGCTAA
- the LOC122621824 gene encoding uncharacterized protein LOC122621824, giving the protein MIFVFKCGLLQPVWAVALAPKGVSPEWQGAHPADGGIGPSSIGQVVCESHPKWPMSQVRTSLSLLPTLFVRWPRQRGQFERATVDVQGA; this is encoded by the coding sequence AtgatttttgtattcaaatgCGGATTGCTCCAACCAGTTTGGGCAGTTGCCTTAGCACCCAAGGGAGTGTCCCCTGAATGGCAAGGCGCGCATCCTGCTGACGGCGGGATTGGCCCATCGTCCATCGGTCAAGTTGTGTGCGAATCGCATCCAAAATGGCCAATGTCCCAAGTTCGGACTTCGCTTTCATTACTGCCAACTCTTTTTGTTCGGTGGCCCCGACAAAGGGGTCAATTTGAAAGGGCAACAGTTGATGTTCAGGGCGCATGA